GTTGTTCAGAGATGAGTTCTCGCATTTAATCGGGTTAAATGATCAATATTCCCATTGGTTTTTGGTACTACCTTTATCGCTTTTGTTTTTTGGTTTTTACAAAGTGATTAATTTCATGCTTATTCGGGAGAAACGGTTTCGTTACGCTTCATTGAATAAAGTTATCCGGCGAAGCTTTGAAGGAGCCGGTCAAACTACAGCCGGAGTATTGGGTTTCAGCAGTGGATTGGTATGGGGTCATTTGTTGGGAAGTTTCTCTAATAACATATCTGGCTTGCTGCAGCTCAGAAAGATGTCCTGTTTTGCACAGCCGTTTGAGTTTTCCACCTTGAAAGGGGTCATGAGGCGTTTTGGTAATTTTCCAAAATACCAGGCTTTTCCCCATATGCTCAATACGTTCAGTTTTACATTGCCGGTGATCATAGTTAATATATTATACAATCAGGAGATAACCGGCTTTTTTGATCTGACCAGGCAAGCATTGGCCCTTCCCCTGGCTCTCGTATCTACTTCTTTATCTCAGGTGGTTCTGCAGGATATATCCGAGAGAAGGAATCATGAGCAGCCCATCTGGCAACAGGTGTCGCAAACATTTAAAATGCTGCTGATAATCAGTTTACCTGGTATATTGATTGTTTTGTTCTGGGGGCAGAACCTTTTTGCTTTTTTCTTTGGCAGTGAATGGGTATTATCCGGTAAAATGGCACAAATTCTGATTTTTTCTTATGCCATAAGGTTTGTTATTACTCCCCTTTCACCGGTTTTAACAGCACTCGAACGATTAAAAATATTGGCCCTGTGGAGGATTACCTATTTTTTGGCCATACTTTCTCTTTTCCTTTTTACACACATTGATATTTTTCTGTTTTTCAAAATCTATATGGGAATCGAGGTTGGATTCTACACCCTGTATTTTATTATGATTTGGTCTGTGTGTTTGAATTATGACCGAAAGCTGGGTAGCTCAAAAACAATTAAAGAATGAGCCCAAACCGGCTCATAAATATTACGGAAAAACTGAATGCTTTAACTTTATCGGCGATAGCTTTTTTGATTC
The DNA window shown above is from Bacteroidales bacterium and carries:
- a CDS encoding oligosaccharide flippase family protein, coding for MITFRNFTQSFFQSLYFRRSVVLIAGTAVSQIIALLFQLILRRLFLPEVFGAFALYLSTFSILATLTSLKYENAIIIPKSGKKAVHLFYLSFFLNILFSLLLFVVFLLFRDEFSHLIGLNDQYSHWFLVLPLSLLFFGFYKVINFMLIREKRFRYASLNKVIRRSFEGAGQTTAGVLGFSSGLVWGHLLGSFSNNISGLLQLRKMSCFAQPFEFSTLKGVMRRFGNFPKYQAFPHMLNTFSFTLPVIIVNILYNQEITGFFDLTRQALALPLALVSTSLSQVVLQDISERRNHEQPIWQQVSQTFKMLLIISLPGILIVLFWGQNLFAFFFGSEWVLSGKMAQILIFSYAIRFVITPLSPVLTALERLKILALWRITYFLAILSLFLFTHIDIFLFFKIYMGIEVGFYTLYFIMIWSVCLNYDRKLGSSKTIKE